A window from Cryptomeria japonica chromosome 1, Sugi_1.0, whole genome shotgun sequence encodes these proteins:
- the LOC131072012 gene encoding CMP-sialic acid transporter 2 produces MALLSGFVGVYTELIIKKRPSRNINVQNFWLYIFGMIFNVGAMLTWDHDDIMNKGFFHGYSLITVCMIINHALSGIAVSMVMKYADNIVKVYSTSVAMLLTTFISMILFRFHLTLPFVLGSMVVSVSVYLHSKGKAPR; encoded by the exons ATGGCACTATTGAGTGGCTTTGTTGGTGTTTACACTGAG CTGATCATTAAAAAGCGACCTTCAAGGAATATCAATGTGCAGAATTTCTGGTTGTATATCTTTGGCATGATTTTCAATGTTGGAGCTATGCTTACATGGGATCATGACGATATTATGAACAA GGGATTTTTCCATGGTTATTCACTCATCACAGTATGCATGATTATCAACCATGCTCTTAG TGGGATTGCAGTATCTATGGTAATGAAATATGCAGATAATATTGTCAAG GTTTACTCCACTTCCGTTGCAATGCTTCTTACAACATTTATATCAATGATTCTTTTTAGGTTTCACTTGACTCTTCCTTTTGTCCTTGGTTCAAT GGTTGTGTCTGTATCAGTTTATTTGCATTCTAAGGGAAAGGCACCAAGGTAA